In Deltaproteobacteria bacterium HGW-Deltaproteobacteria-6, the genomic stretch CTGAGGATGATTTTACCAGCCGGTTGCTGCTTCAGAAAATTCTTTCCGCATACGGCGAATGCCACATTGCCGTCAACGGGAAGGAAGCGATGGATGCCTTCGGCCGCGCCCTGACGGAAGGCAGCCCTTATCATTTGATTTGCCTGGACATCATGATGCCGGAAATGGACGGAATGGAGGTGCTGAAGACCATCCGTGCCATGGAGGAGGAAAATGGCGTCAATTCCAGTACGGGCGTTAAAATCATTATGACGACAGCCCTGGGCGATCCCAGAAATGTCGTCGGCGCTTTTAAATCGCTGTGCGACGCTTATCTGGTCAAGCCGGTGAACAAATCAAAGCTGCTGGACTACTTGAGATCATTTGGATTGATTACGTAAACAAGATTACAGCGATTAAATAACCAGATTACGACGATTCCTTAATCGCTGTAATCGTTTTTCTGAATCGCTGTAATCCTCTTCTCCGAAGGAGCAAAAGATGTCAACGCCTCTGCGGGTCCTGATTGTTGAAGATGCGGAAGATGATGCTCTGCTGATCGTGCGCGCATTGAAAAAAGGCGGTTACGATCCCGACTGTCTGCGGGTCCAAACGGCTGCCGCCATGCAAGACGCCCTCCGGGAGAAGCCATGGGATCTCGTTTTATCCGACTACCGGCTGCCCGAATTCAGCGGGCTTCAGGCCGTTGCCCTTTTGAAGAACACCGAACTCGATATTCCCCTGATTATCGTTTCCGGAGCAATCGGCGAAGAGAAGGCTCTGGAATGCATGCGAATGGGCGCCCGTGACTACATCCGGAAGGAAAACCTGTCGTTGCTGATCCCGGCTGTTGAGAGGGAACTTAATGAAACTCAAATGAGAACTTCTCTCAAAAAGGTGGAAGCTGAATGGCAAAAGAGCTGGGAAAACTACCGCATGATCACGGAAACGACCCACGATTATATCCTGATTTTAGACCTGGATAATACCATCAGATTTGCCAACAGGGCCGCACGGGATATTGCGGCAGGCATTGAACTCATCGGACGGAACATCAGCGACTTTATCCTGCCTTCAAAACACGCCGAACAGCAGGAAAGGATGAAAAGACGGCGGGAAGGATGGGATGATCTTTCTTCCTTCGAGTGGGAATTTCTGGATTTGACCGGCAAAACGCTGATTATGGATGTGCAGTCCCAGCTTTTAAAGGAAGACGGAAAGCCCTCAGGCATCTTGTTTATTGCCCGCAACATTACGGAGCAAAAGCACGCGAATGAGCGGATCCGGCAATCGGAGGAAAGATACCGGTCCATCATTGAGCAAATGGAGGAAGGGTATTTTGAAACGGATCTGGCCGGCAATTTTATTTTTTTTAATGACGCGGAATGCCGCAACCTGGGTTATTCGCGTGAAGAATTAACGGGGATGCACTGCCGGCAATTCACGGACGAAAAAAACGCCGCGGCGGTTCATGAAGCATTCAAAAAAATCTATCAAACAGGCATCGCGCTTGCGGACTATGCCCTGGAAATTATCAGAAAAGACGGGACAAAAGCTTATAACGAAGTATCGGCGTCTCTGATCAGAGATGCCCTGGGCAAACCGGTCGGT encodes the following:
- a CDS encoding response regulator produces the protein MKILIAEDDFTSRLLLQKILSAYGECHIAVNGKEAMDAFGRALTEGSPYHLICLDIMMPEMDGMEVLKTIRAMEEENGVNSSTGVKIIMTTALGDPRNVVGAFKSLCDAYLVKPVNKSKLLDYLRSFGLIT